A window of Echeneis naucrates chromosome 13, fEcheNa1.1, whole genome shotgun sequence contains these coding sequences:
- the ddx6 gene encoding probable ATP-dependent RNA helicase ddx6, whose amino-acid sequence MSTARTENPVILGMSNQNGQLRGSVKPAGAPGGGGGGPQQQQLNQMKGTINNGNTQPAPTTNAVIKPGDDWKKNLKLPPKDMRMKTSDVTATKGNEFEDYCLKRELLMGIFEMGWEKPSPIQEESIPIALSGRDILARAKNGTGKSGAYLIPLLERIDLKKDCIQALVIVPTRELALQVSQICIQVSKHMGGVKVMATTGGTNLRDDIMRLDETVHVVIATPGRILDLIKKGVAKVNQVQMIVLDEADKLLSQDFVVMMEEILGFLPKQRQILLYSATFPLSVQKFMNSHLQKPYEINLMEELTLKGVTQYYAYVTERQKVHCLNTLFSRLQINQSIIFCNSSQRVELLAKKISQLGYSCFYIHAKMRQEHRNRVFHDFRNGLCRNLVCTDLFTRGIDIQAVNVVINFDFPKLGETYLHRIGRSGRFGHLGLAINLITYDDRFNLKGIEEQLGTEIKPIPGIIDKSLYVAEYHSESGEEVKP is encoded by the exons ATGAGTACTGCCAGAACAGAGAACCCAGTGATTTTGGGCATGTCTAATCAGAATGGACAGCTCAGAGGCTCAGTGAAGCCTGCTGGAGCACCAGGTGGAGGCGGAGGAGGTcctcagcaacagcagcttaACCAGATGAAAGGCACAATTAACAATGGTAATACCCAGCCAGCCCCAACAACTAATGCTGTCATCAA GCCTGGAGATGACTGGAAGAAAAATTTGAAATTGCCCCCAAAGGACATGAGAATGAAAACTTCG GATGTGACTGCGACAAAAGGCAATGAGTTTGAAGATTATTGCCTAAAGAGGGAGCTGCTCATGGGAATCTTTGAAATGGGCTGGGAGAAGCCATCTCCAATCCAG gAGGAAAGCATTCCCATTGCACTGTCAGGAAGGGATATTTTGGCCAGAGCCAAGAATGGCACGGGAAAGAGTGGAGCCTACCTCATTCCCTTACTTGAACGCATTGACCTGAAGAAGGACTGCATACAAG CTTTGGTCATAGTACCCACCAGAGAACTGGCTCTGCAAGTAAGCCAAATATGTATCCAGGTCAGCAAACACATGGGTGGAGTGAAGGTAATGGCAACCACAGGTGGAACCAACCTACGTGATGACATTATGAGACTCGATGAGACAG TGCATGTGGTCATTGCCACTCCTGGTAGGATCTTGGACCTGATCAAGAAAGGAGTGGCCAAAGTCAACCAAGTGCAGATGATTGTTCTTGATGAA GCTGACAAACTTCTGTCTCAGGACTTTGTGGTCATGATGGAGGAGATACTGGGCTTCCTGCCCAAACAGAGGCAGATCCTGCTTTATTCTGCAACCTTCCCTCTCAGTGTGCAGAAGTTTATG AATTCCCACTTGCAGAAACCCTATGAGATCAACCTAATGGAGGAGCTTACACTAAAGGGTGTGACTCAGTATTATGCTTATGTAACTGAAAGGCAAAAGGTCCATTGCCTTAACACCTTGTTCTCCAGG cTCCAGATCAACCAGTCAATAATCTTCTGCAACTCCTCACAGAGAGTGGAGCTCCTTGCCAAGAAGATCTCCCAGCTTGGTTATTCATGTTTCTACATTCATGCCAAGATGAGACAG GAGCATCGCAACCGTGTGTTTCATGACTTTAGAAACGGCCTCTGTCGGAATCTTGTCTGCACTG ACCTCTTCACAAGAGGAATTGACATTCAAGCTGTGAATGTTGTGATCAATTTTGACTTTCCTAAGCTGGGGGAGACGTACCTTCATCGCATTGGTCGTTCTG GCCGCTTTGGACATTTGGGTCTTGCCATCAACCTCATCACTTATGATGATCGCTTCAACCTGAAAGGGATTGAGGAGCAGCTTGGAACAGAGATCAAGCCCATCCCTGGCATCATTGACAAGAGCTTATATGTGGCAGAGTACCACAGTGAGAGTGGCGAAGAGGTCAAGCCATGA
- the treh gene encoding trehalase — protein MHRLMVFCFSSFVLLAFAKGVFPPPCDSQIYCSGPILHHVQEAKLFDDDKYFVDMKLKAVPDVVLSAFHNLSNETPNATVLPAELQEFLSVYFEKPGTEFESWTPPDWQDKPKFLGGIADQKLRDWAEKIHHLWKSLGRKIHVGVKDHPELYSQIYTPHPVVVPGGRFRELYYWDSYWVINGLLLSEMTDTAHGMIENFVYLVNRHGFIPNGGRIYYERRSQPPFLTLMVESYYQATKDKSFLRGVLPALEKEYRFWMTNRSVAVTVNGEEYVLNRYYVPVGLPRPESYTDDLELAEGLADDRKEQLWMDLKAGAESGWDFTSRWYIDSDGRNNGTLKETQTSQILPTDLNALLCLNEKTLASFHRILGDSDSAAAYDQAAARRLGAMESVLWDAERGAWFDYNLVTHSRHHEFYPSNLAPLWAQCYSQAEMGEKAVQYLKGSGALQFPNGVPTSLKESGQQWDYPNAWPPLQHMLISGLSKLPSEDAKDLAFDLAQRWIKTNWLAYMKYDAMFEKYDVNGDGKPGGGGEYEVQLGFGWTNGVALQLLDQYGATLTSGNRRLSPGLLLPLVISAILMLQ, from the exons ATGCATAGGTTGATGGTATTTTGCTTTTCATCCTTTGTTCTTTTGGCCTTTGCAAAGGGTGTTTTCCCACCACCATGTGACAG tCAAATATACTGCTCAGGGCCCATTTTGCATCATGTACAGGAAGCTAAGCTGTTTGATGATGACAAGTACTTCGTTGACATGAAGCTAAAGGCAGTGCCTG ATGTCGTGTTGTCGGCTTTTCACAACCTTTCAAATGAAACGCCAAACGCCACTGTCCTGCCAGCAGAACTGCAGGAGTTCCTCAGTGTGTACTTTGAGAAACCAGGCACAGAGTTTGAGTCATGGACGCCACCGGACTGGCAGGATAA GCCAAAGTTCCTTGGAGGAATAGCAGACCAAAAACTACGTGACTGGGCTGAAAAGATACATCATCTGTGGAAGTCTCTGGGCAGGAAG ATTCATGTGGGAGTTAAAGACCACCCAGAGCTCTACTCGCAGATATACACCCCACATCCTGTTGTCGTGCCAGGGGGGCGCTTCAGGGAGCTCTACTATTG GGACTCCTACTGGGTCATCAACGGGCTCCTGCTGTCAGAGATGACAGACACAGCCCATGGGATGATTGAAAACTTCGTTTACCTTGTCAACAG ACATGGCTTCATTCCTAACGGTGGCCGGATTTACTATGAAAGGCGCAGTCAGCCTCCATTCCTCACTCTAATGGTGGAGAGCTACTATCAAGCAACCAAGGATAAAAGTTTCCTCAG AGGTGTTTTACCAGCTCTGGAGAAGGAGTATCGCTTTTGGATGACAAACCGCTCTGTGGCTGTGACAGTGAACGGAGAAGAGTATGTCCTGAATCGGTATTACGTGCCAGTGGGTTTGCCCAG gCCTGAATCCTACACAGATGATCTGGAATTAGCTGAAGGTCTTGCTGATG ACCGCAAAGAGCAGCTGTGGATGGATCTGAAAGCCGGTGCAGAGTCTGGTTGGGACTTCACATCCCGCTGGTATATAGACAGTGATGGCCGCAACAACGGCACCCTCAAAGAGACCCAAACCAGCCAGATCCTGCCCACCGACCTCAATGCACTGCTCTGCCTCAATGAGAAGACTCTTGCTTCATTTCACAGGATACTGG GTGATAGTGACTCAGCTGCAGCTTATGACCAGGCTGCAGCCCGTAGACTGGGGGCGATGGAGTCAGTGCTGTGGGATGCTGAGAGGGGAGCCTGGTTTGACTACAACCTGGTGACACACTCGCGGCACCATGAGTTTTACCCCTCCAACCTGGCACCTCTTTGGGCTCAGTGTTATTCTCAGGCTGAGATGGGAGAGAAGGCTGTACAGTACCTGAAG GGGAGTGGGGCTCTACAGTTCCCCAACGGAGTTCCAACATCACTGAAGGAGTCTGGACAGCAGTGGGACTATCCAAACGCGTGGCCTCCCTTACAGCACATGCTCATCAGTG GTTTGTCCAAACTGCCGTCAGAGGATGCCAAAGATCTAGCATTTGATTTGGCCCAGCGTTGGATCAAGACAAACTGGTTAGCATACATGAAGTATGACGCCATGTTTGAAAAG TACGATGTGAATGGAGACGGCAAacctggaggtggaggagaataTGAAGTTCAG CTGGGTTTTGGTTGGACCAATGGCGTGGCCTTGCAGCTCCTCGACCAGTATGGGGCGACTCTCACCTCAGGAAACAGACGTCTCTCTCCTGGTCTCCTGCTGCCTTTGGTCATCTCAGCCATTCTCATGCTCCAGTGA